The proteins below are encoded in one region of Hordeum vulgare subsp. vulgare chromosome 3H, MorexV3_pseudomolecules_assembly, whole genome shotgun sequence:
- the LOC123439380 gene encoding NAC domain-containing protein 100-like: MAGHLQVQQQQQQQLELPPGFRFHPTDEEIITSYLAPKVLNPAFEATAIGEVDMNKNEPWELPKKAKMGQNEWYFYCQKDRKYPTGIRTNRATKVGYWKATGKDKEIFNPHCTSMLIGMKKTLVFYKGRAPSGEKTNWVMHEYRLEISKQSTSGLPTSIANAAAINMSSKEYVVCRIFQKNTGSGPSSMVSYEDVGTGPSNNDQSNRGATDGMLKYL; encoded by the exons ATGGCAGGCCACCTTCAAgttcagcagcaacaacaacaacagttggAGCTTCCACCGGGGTTCAGGTTCCACCCTACTGATGAGGAGATCATCACCTCCTACCTTGCCCCTAAGGTTCTCAACCCAGCGTTCGAAGCCACGGCGATCGGGGAGGTGGACATGAACAAGAACGAGCCATGGGAGCTTCCcaagaaggccaagatgggtCAGAATGAGTGGTACTTCTACTGCCAAAAGGACCGCAAGTACCCCACCGGGATACGAACCAACCGGGCCACGAAGGTTGGCTACTGGAAGGCCACGGGAAAGGACAAGGAAATCTTCAACCCACATTGCACGTCCATGCTCATCGGCATGAAGAAAACATTGGTGTTCTACAAGGGCAGAGCTCCCAGCGGGGAGAAGACCAACTGGGTCATGCACGAGTACAGGCTCGAGATCAGCAAGCAGTCAACATCCGGCCTGCCCACCTCCATCGCAAATGCCGCTGCCATTAACATGTCTTCCAAG GAGTATGTGGTTTGCAGGATCTTCCAGAAGAACACTGGAAGCGGGCCGTCATCCATGGTGTCATATGAGGACGTTGGGACCGGTCCGAGCAACAACGACCAGAGCAACCGCGGTGCAACAGATGGCATGTTGAAGTACTTATAA